Proteins encoded by one window of Sphaerodactylus townsendi isolate TG3544 linkage group LG02, MPM_Stown_v2.3, whole genome shotgun sequence:
- the C1QL2 gene encoding complement C1q-like protein 2 isoform X2 encodes MQPDPTRDVYADINGAYSRAGSPSREVTITSPGKEDLLALAARLWQRRKRLLAAAGIALAMGLILLIAVPLLLVQAPAKSQAHYEMMGTCRMICDPYSATAAAAAAGPPGSTAALEALQELGANPPPPFVQGPKGDPGRPGKPGPRGPPGEPGPPGPRGPPGERGDSGKPGLPGLVVPGIGAPGAASPVGGASSAESGGGSSSSSPAPGGEVTGALSAAFSGPKIAFYVGLKSPHEGYEVLKFDDVVTNLGNHYNPASGKFTCQVRASAIAQDADQNYDYASNSVVLHLDLGDEVYVKLDGGKAHGGNNNKYSTFSGFLLYPD; translated from the exons ATGCAGCCGGACCCTACGAGGGATGTGTACGCGGACATCAATGGCGCTTACTCCCGG GCCGGCTCGCCGTCGAGAGAAGTCACCATTACTTCGCCCGGCAAGGAGGACCTGTTGGCGCTCGCTGCCCGGCTCTGGCAGAGGAGGAAACGGCTGCTGGCCGCCGCCGGGATCGCCCTGGCCATGGGCCTCATCCTGCTCATCGCCGTGCCCCTGCTGCTGGTGCAGGCGCCGGCCAAGAGCCAGGCGCACTACGAGATGATGGGCACCTGCCGCATGATCTGTGACCCCTACagcgccaccgccgccgccgccgccgccggaccCCCCGGCAGCACCGCCGCCCTGGAAGCCCTGCAGGAGCTGGGGGCCAACCCGCCGCCGCCCTTCGTCCAAGGCCCCAAGGGCGACCCCGGACGCCCGGGAAAGCCGGGACCCAGGGGCCCTCCGGGCGAGCCGGGCCCCCCGGGTCCGAGGGGCCCGCCGGGCGAGAGGGGCGACTCGGGCAAGCCGGGGCTGCCGGGGCTGGTGGTGCCCGGGATCGGGGCCCCCGGCGCCGCCTCGCCCGTCGGAGGGGCGAGCTCGGCCGAGAGCggcgggggcagcagcagcagcagccctgctcCGGGGGGCGAGGTGACGGGCGCGCTGAGCGCAGCCTTCAGCGGCCCCAAGATCGCCTTCTACGTGGGCCTGAAGAGCCCCCACGAGGGCTACGAGGTGCTCAAGTTCGACGACGTGGTGACCAACCTGGGCAACCACTACAACCCGGCCAGCGGCAAGTTCACCTGCCAG GTGCGAGCGAGCGCCATTGCTCAAGACGCAGACCAGAATTACGACTATGCCAGCAACAGTGTGGTGCTGCACCTGGACTTGGGGGACGAGGTGTACGTCAAACTGGATGGAGGCAAAGCCCATGGAGGCAACAACAATAAGTACAGCACTTTCTCTGGCTTTCTTTTATACCCTGATTGA
- the C1QL2 gene encoding complement C1q-like protein 2 isoform X1, which translates to MQPDPTRDVYADINGAYSRAGSPSREVTITSPGKEDLLALAARLWQRRKRLLAAAGIALAMGLILLIAVPLLLVQAPAKSQAHYEMMGTCRMICDPYSATAAAAAAGPPGSTAALEALQELGANPPPPFVQGPKGDPGRPGKPGPRGPPGEPGPPGPRGPPGERGDSGKPGLPGLVVPGIGAPGAASPVGGASSAESGGGSSSSSPAPGGEVTGALSAAFSGPKIAFYVGLKSPHEGYEVLKFDDVVTNLGNHYNPASGKFTCQVRGIYFFTYHILMRGGDGTSMWADLCRNGQVRASAIAQDADQNYDYASNSVVLHLDLGDEVYVKLDGGKAHGGNNNKYSTFSGFLLYPD; encoded by the exons ATGCAGCCGGACCCTACGAGGGATGTGTACGCGGACATCAATGGCGCTTACTCCCGG GCCGGCTCGCCGTCGAGAGAAGTCACCATTACTTCGCCCGGCAAGGAGGACCTGTTGGCGCTCGCTGCCCGGCTCTGGCAGAGGAGGAAACGGCTGCTGGCCGCCGCCGGGATCGCCCTGGCCATGGGCCTCATCCTGCTCATCGCCGTGCCCCTGCTGCTGGTGCAGGCGCCGGCCAAGAGCCAGGCGCACTACGAGATGATGGGCACCTGCCGCATGATCTGTGACCCCTACagcgccaccgccgccgccgccgccgccggaccCCCCGGCAGCACCGCCGCCCTGGAAGCCCTGCAGGAGCTGGGGGCCAACCCGCCGCCGCCCTTCGTCCAAGGCCCCAAGGGCGACCCCGGACGCCCGGGAAAGCCGGGACCCAGGGGCCCTCCGGGCGAGCCGGGCCCCCCGGGTCCGAGGGGCCCGCCGGGCGAGAGGGGCGACTCGGGCAAGCCGGGGCTGCCGGGGCTGGTGGTGCCCGGGATCGGGGCCCCCGGCGCCGCCTCGCCCGTCGGAGGGGCGAGCTCGGCCGAGAGCggcgggggcagcagcagcagcagccctgctcCGGGGGGCGAGGTGACGGGCGCGCTGAGCGCAGCCTTCAGCGGCCCCAAGATCGCCTTCTACGTGGGCCTGAAGAGCCCCCACGAGGGCTACGAGGTGCTCAAGTTCGACGACGTGGTGACCAACCTGGGCAACCACTACAACCCGGCCAGCGGCAAGTTCACCTGCCAGGTGCGCGGCATCTACTTCTTCACCTACCACATCCTCATGCGCGGCGGCGACGGCACCAGTATGTGGGCCGACCTCTGCAGGAACGGGCAG GTGCGAGCGAGCGCCATTGCTCAAGACGCAGACCAGAATTACGACTATGCCAGCAACAGTGTGGTGCTGCACCTGGACTTGGGGGACGAGGTGTACGTCAAACTGGATGGAGGCAAAGCCCATGGAGGCAACAACAATAAGTACAGCACTTTCTCTGGCTTTCTTTTATACCCTGATTGA
- the C1QL2 gene encoding complement C1q-like protein 2 isoform X3: MGLILLIAVPLLLVQAPAKSQAHYEMMGTCRMICDPYSATAAAAAAGPPGSTAALEALQELGANPPPPFVQGPKGDPGRPGKPGPRGPPGEPGPPGPRGPPGERGDSGKPGLPGLVVPGIGAPGAASPVGGASSAESGGGSSSSSPAPGGEVTGALSAAFSGPKIAFYVGLKSPHEGYEVLKFDDVVTNLGNHYNPASGKFTCQVRGIYFFTYHILMRGGDGTSMWADLCRNGQVRASAIAQDADQNYDYASNSVVLHLDLGDEVYVKLDGGKAHGGNNNKYSTFSGFLLYPD, translated from the exons ATGGGCCTCATCCTGCTCATCGCCGTGCCCCTGCTGCTGGTGCAGGCGCCGGCCAAGAGCCAGGCGCACTACGAGATGATGGGCACCTGCCGCATGATCTGTGACCCCTACagcgccaccgccgccgccgccgccgccggaccCCCCGGCAGCACCGCCGCCCTGGAAGCCCTGCAGGAGCTGGGGGCCAACCCGCCGCCGCCCTTCGTCCAAGGCCCCAAGGGCGACCCCGGACGCCCGGGAAAGCCGGGACCCAGGGGCCCTCCGGGCGAGCCGGGCCCCCCGGGTCCGAGGGGCCCGCCGGGCGAGAGGGGCGACTCGGGCAAGCCGGGGCTGCCGGGGCTGGTGGTGCCCGGGATCGGGGCCCCCGGCGCCGCCTCGCCCGTCGGAGGGGCGAGCTCGGCCGAGAGCggcgggggcagcagcagcagcagccctgctcCGGGGGGCGAGGTGACGGGCGCGCTGAGCGCAGCCTTCAGCGGCCCCAAGATCGCCTTCTACGTGGGCCTGAAGAGCCCCCACGAGGGCTACGAGGTGCTCAAGTTCGACGACGTGGTGACCAACCTGGGCAACCACTACAACCCGGCCAGCGGCAAGTTCACCTGCCAGGTGCGCGGCATCTACTTCTTCACCTACCACATCCTCATGCGCGGCGGCGACGGCACCAGTATGTGGGCCGACCTCTGCAGGAACGGGCAG GTGCGAGCGAGCGCCATTGCTCAAGACGCAGACCAGAATTACGACTATGCCAGCAACAGTGTGGTGCTGCACCTGGACTTGGGGGACGAGGTGTACGTCAAACTGGATGGAGGCAAAGCCCATGGAGGCAACAACAATAAGTACAGCACTTTCTCTGGCTTTCTTTTATACCCTGATTGA